In a single window of the Deinococcus aetherius genome:
- the hemC gene encoding hydroxymethylbilane synthase has product MRTVTIGTRGSNLALAQTRWVVARLKEEWPDTDFRIQTISTGGDRNRGSLEQMAQKGDKGFWVKEIEDALLTGRVDIAVHSLKDLPTEQPEGLEVSSIPKRVDARDVLIGREGMKRLADLPPGARVGTSSVRRRAFLCSYRPDLEVINLRGNIDTRLAALGTSDYDAIILAAAGLIRTEQRHRIDEFIEPDVLLPAPGQGALALETRADDDLNIEVAYAIHDHGTDDRVTAEREFLAGLGAGCLAPVGAHASVKGGVLTLEGWVGAVDGSKVIRATTSGDPSECADLGAELAADMLGQGARDLIDSVRV; this is encoded by the coding sequence ATGCGTACGGTCACGATAGGGACGCGCGGCAGCAACCTCGCGCTCGCGCAGACCCGCTGGGTGGTCGCCCGCCTGAAGGAGGAATGGCCCGACACGGACTTCCGCATTCAGACCATCAGCACGGGGGGCGACCGCAACCGGGGCAGCCTGGAACAGATGGCGCAAAAGGGCGACAAGGGCTTCTGGGTCAAGGAGATCGAGGACGCCCTCCTGACGGGCCGAGTCGACATCGCGGTCCACTCCCTCAAGGACCTGCCCACCGAACAGCCGGAGGGGCTGGAAGTCTCCTCGATCCCCAAACGGGTGGACGCCCGCGACGTCCTCATCGGCCGGGAGGGCATGAAGCGTCTGGCCGACCTGCCCCCCGGCGCCCGGGTGGGCACGAGCAGCGTGCGTAGACGGGCCTTCTTGTGCTCCTACCGCCCCGACCTGGAGGTCATCAACCTGCGGGGCAACATCGACACCCGCCTCGCGGCCCTGGGCACCTCCGACTACGACGCGATCATCCTCGCGGCGGCGGGCCTGATCCGCACCGAGCAGCGCCACCGCATCGACGAATTCATCGAGCCGGACGTCCTGCTCCCGGCGCCGGGTCAGGGAGCCCTCGCCCTGGAGACCCGCGCCGACGACGACCTGAACATCGAGGTCGCCTACGCGATTCACGACCACGGCACCGACGACCGGGTGACCGCCGAGCGCGAGTTCCTGGCGGGGCTGGGGGCGGGCTGTCTCGCCCCGGTGGGGGCCCACGCGAGCGTCAAGGGCGGTGTCCTCACCCTGGAGGGCTGGGTCGGCGCGGTGGACGGCAGCAAGGTGATCCGCGCGACGACCTCGGGCGATCCCTCCGAGTGCGCCGACCTGGGCGCCGAACTCGCCGCCGACATGCTGGGGCAGGGGGCGCGGGACCTCATCGACTCGGTGCGGGTGTGA
- a CDS encoding hemolysin family protein, with amino-acid sequence MGNPLLEFGILVLLLLVNGFFSGSELGVVSAKRSRLEAEAARGNRGAAAALRLTERPGAFLATVQIGITLIGTVSAVFAGGSLTRYLEPLLRPLFGAASGSAAGIAVVLLVTFLSLVLGELAPKGVALRNPEALAIRVAPFFTVLSKVTRPVVWILETTSRGLLALFGMRGEAAEFVTEEDVRAIVNQAAESGSLEATETERIESVLRFNDRRVRDLMTPRGDAVTLDLSAPTGEAVETVLAHEHDRYAVRDGKGEVVGQVAVADVLRSLHTGQPLASFVRPAAFLPETAWAEDALARLEREGQQRLAVVVDEYGEFSGVLSISDLLAELAGMEDPEEEGLIVRRGDGTFLVDGGVPMHTLRETLPLPPLPREEFSTLAGYVLEVLGEFPQVGSAIRVEDWEVEVVDVDGPRVDRLLVRPPRDFLPPPRDGED; translated from the coding sequence GTGGGCAATCCCCTGCTGGAATTCGGCATCCTCGTTCTGCTGCTCCTGGTCAACGGCTTCTTCTCGGGCTCGGAACTGGGGGTGGTCTCCGCCAAGAGATCGCGGCTGGAGGCGGAGGCGGCCCGGGGCAACCGGGGAGCGGCGGCGGCCCTGCGCCTGACCGAGCGGCCCGGGGCCTTCCTCGCCACCGTGCAGATCGGCATCACATTGATCGGGACCGTCAGCGCGGTCTTCGCGGGAGGCAGTCTCACCCGCTACCTCGAACCGCTGCTGCGCCCCCTCTTCGGGGCGGCGTCGGGCTCGGCGGCGGGCATCGCCGTCGTCCTGCTCGTCACCTTCCTGTCCCTGGTCCTCGGCGAACTCGCGCCCAAGGGAGTGGCCCTGCGCAACCCCGAGGCGCTGGCAATCCGGGTCGCGCCCTTTTTCACGGTGCTGTCAAAGGTCACGCGCCCGGTCGTGTGGATTCTGGAAACCACCTCGCGTGGGCTCCTCGCCCTCTTCGGGATGAGGGGGGAGGCCGCCGAGTTCGTCACCGAGGAGGACGTGCGGGCCATCGTGAATCAGGCGGCCGAGAGCGGCAGCCTGGAGGCGACCGAGACGGAACGCATCGAGTCGGTGCTGCGCTTCAACGACCGCCGGGTGCGCGACCTGATGACTCCCCGGGGGGACGCCGTGACCCTCGACCTCAGCGCGCCCACCGGGGAGGCGGTGGAGACGGTCCTCGCCCACGAGCACGACCGCTACGCGGTGCGGGACGGCAAGGGTGAGGTGGTGGGGCAGGTCGCCGTGGCGGACGTGCTGCGCTCGCTGCACACCGGGCAGCCGCTCGCCAGCTTCGTGCGGCCCGCCGCATTTCTCCCCGAGACCGCCTGGGCGGAGGACGCCCTCGCCCGCCTGGAGCGCGAGGGGCAGCAGCGCCTCGCCGTCGTGGTGGACGAGTACGGCGAGTTCAGCGGGGTGCTCTCGATCAGCGACCTCCTCGCCGAACTCGCCGGGATGGAGGACCCCGAGGAGGAGGGCCTGATCGTCCGGCGGGGCGACGGCACCTTTCTGGTGGACGGCGGCGTCCCGATGCACACCCTGCGCGAGACGCTGCCCCTGCCCCCGCTCCCCCGCGAGGAGTTCAGCACCCTCGCCGGGTACGTGCTGGAGGTCCTCGGCGAGTTCCCGCAGGTCGGCTCGGCTATCCGGGTGGAGGACTGGGAGGTCGAGGTCGTGGACGTGGACGGCCCCCGCGTGGACCGCCTGCTCGTCCGCCCCCCGCGCGACTTCTTGCCGCCCCCCCGCGACGGGGAAGACTGA
- a CDS encoding DMT family transporter, protein MSRSVSSRAPQVGRLDTLSLGAILVTLVFWASAFAGIRAGLSAFTPGHLTLYRFLVAGVALAVYAVIARIPVPPARDLGQIFVLSLAGITLYHLLLNYGELSVPAGTASLIVAAGPVITALLATRFAGERLNGLGWLGTGISLGGVALIVLGRGESVEFTHGALLILAAAFFTSLYFVFQRALLRRMNPLHFTVWSLLLGTVPMLAFLPGFRAQLTAAPLPAHLAVIYLGLFPSVVGYLTWTFAISRVGASTTTSFLYVSPVLAIGIGWLWLGEVPGLISLIGGLIAVAGVVLVNTRGRPAP, encoded by the coding sequence GTGAGCCGCTCCGTCTCCTCCCGCGCGCCGCAGGTCGGCCGCCTCGACACCCTCTCGCTGGGAGCGATCCTCGTCACCCTGGTGTTCTGGGCGTCGGCGTTCGCGGGCATCCGCGCGGGGCTCTCGGCCTTCACGCCGGGGCACCTCACGCTCTACCGCTTCCTGGTGGCCGGGGTGGCCCTGGCCGTGTACGCGGTCATCGCGCGTATTCCCGTGCCGCCCGCGCGGGACCTGGGGCAGATCTTCGTGCTCAGCCTCGCGGGGATCACCCTCTACCACCTCCTCCTGAACTACGGCGAACTCAGCGTGCCCGCCGGGACGGCCAGCCTGATCGTCGCGGCGGGGCCGGTGATCACGGCGCTGCTCGCCACCCGTTTCGCGGGGGAGCGGCTGAACGGGCTGGGGTGGCTGGGCACGGGAATCAGCCTGGGGGGCGTCGCCCTGATCGTCCTCGGGCGCGGGGAGAGCGTGGAGTTCACGCACGGGGCGCTCCTGATCCTGGCGGCGGCCTTTTTCACCAGCCTGTACTTCGTGTTCCAGCGCGCCCTCCTGAGGCGGATGAATCCCCTCCACTTCACGGTCTGGAGCCTGCTGCTGGGCACCGTGCCCATGCTCGCCTTCCTGCCGGGCTTCAGGGCGCAACTCACGGCGGCCCCCCTCCCCGCCCACCTCGCGGTGATCTACCTGGGCCTCTTCCCGTCGGTCGTCGGGTACCTCACCTGGACCTTTGCGATCTCGCGGGTCGGCGCGAGCACGACCACGTCCTTCCTGTACGTCAGCCCGGTCCTCGCCATCGGGATCGGGTGGCTGTGGCTGGGGGAGGTGCCGGGCCTGATCAGCCTGATCGGCGGCCTGATCGCGGTCGCGGGCGTGGTTCTGGTGAACACGCGGGGGAGGCCCGCCCCGTGA
- a CDS encoding GNAT family N-acetyltransferase has protein sequence MRVTPLALHHAPLLHTLYAAAPGYFALLGTRVPSFAEVQRDVEIALLDPRRHLELLHDAAGELVGSLDCKQDYPNPGDLTINLLLIREDRQSQGLGERAVRDLERRVPRGTTRILASVLGENPRGARFWERLGYTFALDARPSLTWYAKPLSVLPTQPGGDSLRAV, from the coding sequence TTGAGAGTCACGCCGCTGGCGCTGCACCACGCGCCGCTGCTTCACACGCTGTACGCCGCCGCGCCCGGCTACTTCGCCCTGCTCGGCACCCGCGTCCCCTCCTTCGCGGAGGTCCAGCGGGACGTGGAGATCGCCCTCCTCGACCCCCGCCGTCACCTCGAACTCCTCCACGACGCCGCCGGGGAACTCGTCGGCAGCCTCGACTGCAAGCAGGACTACCCCAATCCCGGTGACCTCACCATCAACCTGCTCCTGATCCGCGAGGACCGCCAGTCGCAGGGGCTGGGCGAGCGGGCCGTGCGCGACCTGGAACGCCGGGTTCCGCGCGGCACCACCCGCATCCTGGCCTCGGTCCTGGGGGAGAACCCCCGGGGCGCCCGTTTCTGGGAACGCCTGGGCTACACCTTCGCCCTCGACGCCCGCCCCTCCCTGACGTGGTACGCCAAGCCCCTTTCCGTCCTGCCCACCCAGCCGGGGGGAGACAGCCTGCGCGCGGTCTGA
- a CDS encoding SRPBCC family protein: MTNTNSGEQGKSMDQGRLISGAAGGALMLMGLRRRGILGLGMAAVGGYLTYRAATGNDPVMAAAGLSGNTAAAKPIFVEHSVVVDRPAQQVYDYWRKLENLPRIMSHLESVTVLDERRSRWVAKAPLGTHVEWEAEIVNDKPGERIGWHSLPGATVDNAGSVQFENLPNGGTRVHVALSYRPPAGALGAAVAKLFGEEPSQQIAEDLQKFKTTFEGANPAN, encoded by the coding sequence ATGACGAATACGAACAGCGGTGAGCAGGGCAAGAGCATGGACCAGGGCCGCCTGATCAGCGGGGCGGCGGGCGGTGCCCTGATGCTGATGGGTCTGCGTCGGCGCGGCATTCTGGGCCTGGGGATGGCGGCGGTGGGCGGGTACCTCACGTACCGCGCGGCGACCGGCAACGACCCGGTGATGGCGGCGGCGGGCCTGAGCGGCAACACGGCGGCGGCCAAGCCGATCTTCGTGGAGCACAGCGTCGTGGTGGACCGCCCGGCGCAGCAGGTGTACGACTACTGGCGCAAGCTGGAGAACCTGCCCCGCATCATGAGCCACCTGGAGAGCGTCACCGTCCTCGACGAGCGCCGCAGCCGCTGGGTGGCCAAGGCGCCGCTGGGCACCCACGTCGAGTGGGAGGCCGAGATCGTGAACGACAAGCCCGGCGAGCGCATCGGCTGGCACTCGCTCCCCGGCGCCACGGTGGACAACGCGGGCAGCGTGCAGTTCGAGAACCTGCCGAACGGCGGCACCCGCGTTCACGTGGCGCTGTCCTACCGCCCGCCCGCCGGGGCGCTGGGCGCGGCCGTCGCCAAGCTCTTCGGCGAGGAGCCCAGTCAGCAGATCGCGGAGGATTTGCAGAAGTTCAAGACGACTTTCGAGGGCGCGAACCCGGCGAACTGA
- the tmpR gene encoding bifunctional dihydropteridine reductase/dihydrofolate reductase TmpR, with the protein MTGGGEKGTALVTGAARGIGRALAVALAAEGYAVAVHYRGSEADARETARLCEREGVRATILQADLTSPAAARALVRQAHAAFPESPLAVLVNNVGNYVHRPLLETTDAEWADMLTTNLTAPFATCQEAAGPMREAGFGRIVNLGYAGARHLVARPGIVPYLIAKTGVLHLSHALGRVLAGTGVSVNVVSPGVIETSVSQPLREIPAGRVGTVAELVDAALYFVRASDYVTGQELEVAGGWNL; encoded by the coding sequence GTGACGGGCGGAGGGGAAAAGGGCACGGCCCTCGTCACCGGGGCGGCGCGGGGGATCGGGCGGGCCCTCGCCGTCGCCCTTGCCGCCGAGGGGTACGCGGTGGCCGTCCACTACCGGGGCAGCGAGGCGGACGCGCGGGAGACGGCCCGGCTGTGCGAGCGGGAGGGCGTGCGGGCGACCATCCTTCAGGCCGACCTGACCAGTCCGGCGGCGGCCCGCGCCCTCGTCCGCCAGGCCCACGCCGCCTTTCCGGAATCACCCCTCGCCGTCCTCGTGAACAACGTGGGCAACTACGTCCACCGCCCCCTGCTGGAGACGACCGACGCCGAGTGGGCGGACATGCTCACCACCAACCTCACCGCCCCCTTCGCCACCTGCCAGGAGGCCGCTGGGCCCATGCGTGAGGCGGGTTTCGGGCGGATCGTGAACCTGGGGTACGCGGGGGCGCGGCACCTCGTCGCCCGGCCCGGCATCGTCCCGTACCTGATCGCCAAGACCGGCGTGCTGCACCTCTCGCACGCGCTCGGCCGGGTGCTGGCCGGAACGGGCGTCTCCGTGAACGTCGTGTCGCCCGGCGTGATCGAGACCTCGGTGAGCCAGCCCCTGCGCGAGATCCCCGCCGGGCGCGTGGGCACCGTGGCCGAACTCGTGGACGCCGCCCTGTACTTCGTGCGGGCCAGCGACTACGTGACCGGGCAGGAGCTGGAGGTGGCGGGGGGGTGGAATCTTTAG
- a CDS encoding DinB family protein gives MNVREYYAYLSAAREQLWNFLRALPSSDLDQHLIDGDRFHNIKDLLLHVTDVEDHWVHGIALGDSVAGRYPHDWIQPRAEQYDLGWIIDYGREVGDLTRSFLEGEPDLDREIKLVQDDPASDTVTLDQLMWNVMTHEVRHTAQIVLLIRQLGHTPPWLDYLRFARPHTAAPAPAGEPEPELIADDEF, from the coding sequence ATGAACGTCCGCGAATACTACGCCTACCTGTCCGCCGCCCGCGAGCAGCTATGGAATTTTCTGCGGGCACTCCCGAGCAGCGATCTCGATCAGCACCTGATCGACGGGGACCGCTTCCACAACATCAAGGACCTGCTGCTGCACGTCACCGACGTCGAGGACCACTGGGTCCACGGCATCGCGCTGGGGGACAGCGTGGCCGGGCGTTACCCGCACGACTGGATTCAGCCCCGCGCCGAGCAGTACGACCTGGGCTGGATCATCGACTACGGGCGCGAGGTGGGGGACCTCACCCGCAGCTTCCTGGAGGGCGAGCCCGACCTCGACCGCGAGATCAAACTCGTGCAGGATGACCCGGCCAGCGACACCGTCACCCTCGACCAGCTCATGTGGAACGTCATGACCCACGAGGTCCGCCACACCGCCCAGATCGTCCTGCTCATCCGTCAGCTCGGGCACACGCCGCCCTGGCTCGACTACCTGCGCTTCGCCCGCCCCCACACCGCCGCCCCCGCCCCAGCCGGTGAGCCCGAGCCCGAACTCATCGCCGACGACGAATTCTAG
- a CDS encoding asparaginase, whose translation MIGPSTRRLAVVHTGGTIASRPSPDGVGVTPQVAPTVSGLPGALVHDLRPFNLPSPHVTPAHMLALSHLIAGLAPEHDGVVVTHGTDTLEETAFLLHLTLGVQTPVVLTGSMRHAEEVSWDGPGNLLDAAHVALHPASRGRGPLVVFGGDIFDARTVTKVHTTAVDAFGGYPGPIGRIDRAGATPHVRFFARPEARPTYHPAALTARVEILYAYAGWTGEGYAGAEERADGSVIAALGTGNLPAELLPLVARTAGGGKPVVIATRTHAGPVIPVYGYPGGGATLVAAGAIPASFLNAHKARLLLMVLLSLGKTREEIRQVFEEGAF comes from the coding sequence GTGATTGGGCCCTCGACCCGGCGGCTCGCGGTCGTCCACACGGGCGGCACCATCGCCAGCCGCCCCAGCCCGGACGGCGTGGGGGTGACCCCGCAGGTCGCCCCGACCGTTTCGGGGCTGCCGGGCGCCCTAGTGCACGACCTCCGGCCCTTCAACCTCCCCAGCCCGCACGTCACGCCCGCACACATGCTGGCCCTCTCGCACCTGATCGCCGGGCTCGCCCCCGAGCACGACGGGGTGGTGGTCACGCACGGCACGGACACGCTGGAGGAGACGGCCTTCCTGCTGCACCTGACGCTCGGCGTCCAGACCCCCGTGGTCTTGACGGGAAGTATGCGCCACGCGGAGGAGGTCTCGTGGGACGGGCCCGGCAACCTCCTCGACGCCGCACACGTCGCCCTGCATCCGGCGAGCCGGGGGCGCGGGCCGCTCGTCGTCTTCGGCGGGGACATCTTCGACGCGCGCACGGTCACCAAGGTCCACACGACCGCCGTGGACGCCTTCGGAGGGTATCCGGGACCCATCGGCCGCATCGACCGCGCAGGCGCCACGCCCCACGTCCGCTTCTTCGCCCGGCCCGAGGCGCGGCCCACCTATCACCCGGCGGCGCTGACCGCACGCGTCGAAATCCTGTACGCCTACGCGGGCTGGACGGGGGAGGGGTACGCGGGGGCCGAGGAGCGCGCGGACGGGTCGGTCATCGCCGCGCTCGGCACGGGGAACCTGCCCGCCGAACTGCTGCCCCTCGTCGCGCGGACGGCCGGGGGCGGCAAGCCCGTGGTGATCGCCACCCGCACCCACGCCGGGCCGGTCATCCCCGTCTACGGTTACCCGGGCGGCGGGGCAACCCTGGTGGCGGCGGGGGCGATTCCCGCGAGCTTCCTGAACGCGCACAAGGCCCGCCTCCTGTTGATGGTGCTCCTGAGCCTGGGGAAGACTCGGGAGGAGATTCGGCAGGTGTTCGAGGAGGGGGCCTTCTGA
- a CDS encoding tRNA dihydrouridine synthase codes for MSPGFYAARLARPGAVLAPMAGYSDAPLRQLAAEQGALWTVSEMISARGLVLGGDSENLSLGRPYPGEEGRVVQLFGAEPEILARAVGKVEGWFAPAALDLNMGCPVPKVRGKGGACLLQTPEVAYELVRAMRSATALDVSAKIRLGWDTDRSVEVARGLAAAGAALITVHGRTSAQRYTGEADWDAIARVAASVDVPVVGSGDVGSASQARERLRSGVAAVMIGRGAVGNPWIFRSLATGDDTPPSLGERVRTALRHAELQAAFYGKGRRGLTNMRPLRKVLPQYLPDLPELRGALVVVETLEDVTRVLTPLLIGEDRAPTSRPASRDVAVAG; via the coding sequence ATGAGCCCCGGTTTCTACGCCGCCCGCCTCGCCCGCCCGGGAGCCGTCCTCGCGCCGATGGCGGGCTACAGCGACGCGCCGCTGCGGCAACTCGCCGCCGAGCAGGGCGCCCTGTGGACGGTCAGCGAGATGATTAGCGCCCGGGGCCTCGTCCTGGGTGGCGACTCGGAGAACCTCTCGCTGGGCCGCCCGTACCCCGGCGAGGAAGGGCGGGTGGTTCAACTTTTCGGCGCCGAGCCGGAGATTCTGGCGCGGGCCGTGGGCAAGGTCGAGGGCTGGTTCGCCCCCGCCGCCCTCGACCTCAACATGGGTTGCCCGGTGCCCAAGGTGCGCGGCAAGGGGGGTGCTTGCCTCCTCCAGACGCCCGAGGTCGCGTACGAACTCGTGCGGGCGATGCGTTCGGCGACCGCCCTCGACGTGAGCGCCAAGATTCGTCTGGGGTGGGACACCGACCGCAGCGTGGAGGTCGCCCGGGGGCTCGCGGCGGCGGGCGCGGCCCTGATCACCGTCCACGGCCGCACGAGCGCCCAGCGGTACACGGGCGAGGCCGACTGGGACGCCATCGCCCGGGTCGCGGCGAGCGTGGACGTGCCCGTGGTCGGCAGCGGCGACGTGGGAAGCGCGTCCCAGGCCCGTGAGCGGCTGCGCTCGGGGGTCGCGGCGGTCATGATCGGGCGCGGCGCGGTGGGCAACCCCTGGATTTTCCGCTCGCTCGCCACGGGGGACGACACACCTCCCTCGCTGGGGGAGCGCGTCCGCACCGCTCTGCGCCACGCCGAGTTGCAGGCGGCCTTCTATGGCAAAGGCCGCCGGGGGCTGACGAACATGCGCCCCCTGCGCAAGGTGCTCCCGCAGTACCTCCCCGACCTTCCCGAGCTGCGGGGCGCCCTGGTGGTGGTCGAGACGCTGGAGGACGTGACCCGGGTCCTGACCCCGCTGCTTATCGGTGAGGACCGGGCGCCCACAAGCCGTCCGGCGAGTCGAGACGTGGCTGTCGCCGGATAA
- a CDS encoding YbaY family lipoprotein, with amino-acid sequence MKLRPLFVLAALLAPGALAQMTITRPSAPASSVPSSLLPAVPADLPDGWRVISGRVRAPAEVRLPAGSTVTVSLEDVSRQDGPSLSRVQASFPVSRLSTPYQLQFNPGRLRPGRAYAVTARVTAPGGRLLYRTTTRQPLPTAQNAVQDVLVSAVR; translated from the coding sequence ATGAAGCTTCGCCCCCTCTTCGTGCTCGCCGCGCTGCTCGCCCCGGGCGCCCTGGCGCAAATGACGATCACCCGCCCCTCGGCGCCCGCTTCAAGCGTTCCGTCCTCGCTCCTCCCCGCCGTGCCTGCCGACCTGCCCGACGGGTGGCGGGTGATCAGCGGCCGGGTCCGCGCCCCCGCCGAGGTGCGTCTGCCCGCCGGGAGCACGGTGACGGTCAGCCTGGAGGACGTATCCCGCCAGGACGGGCCGAGCCTCTCCCGCGTGCAGGCGAGCTTTCCCGTCAGCCGCCTCTCGACCCCGTACCAGCTCCAGTTCAACCCGGGGCGGTTGCGTCCGGGCCGCGCCTACGCCGTGACCGCCCGCGTGACGGCCCCGGGCGGCCGTCTTCTCTACCGCACGACAACCCGTCAGCCGCTCCCCACGGCGCAGAACGCGGTGCAGGATGTGCTGGTGAGCGCGGTGCGGTGA
- a CDS encoding ABC transporter permease subunit has protein sequence MTGTHERGRAEAPRQDPPAAIRLDGVTVRLGGLTILDHISLTVPHGEFLAVIGPSGEGKSTLLRVLAGLLRPQSGRVEVASPPALMFQDNRLLPWRTALRNVRLPQDLGAGGGLEPKEALHLVGLDHYAGYFPAQLSGGMRARVALARALAQSGDVLLLDEPFAALDALVRERFNAELRHLHDKTGRTTVLVTHSIREAATLADRVAVLRAGRIVEVLDTRQKTHAPVASPVEAHLRSLLGAGDSTRVRVEPRGRVRLGWLAPAAALLVGLGLWTLGARVLNQPFLLPGPGQVWAEFAKTPGEFLAFTWGTARVALLGALLGSLVGALIGYPLGKSRSLERFLSPFIVASQSTPIVVLAPLLITWFGFEIVPAVLVSALSALYPVMVATIVGVREVRPTDHELFSTLRAGPWQRLTRLELPSALPVMLGGLRLALSLALIGAVVWEFVSNQPGLGFAVNQARAYYNTPRQFAAIALLILLGVALYGAVVALERRVLRHRGG, from the coding sequence GTGACCGGAACCCACGAGAGGGGCCGCGCGGAGGCCCCCCGGCAGGACCCGCCCGCCGCCATCCGGCTCGACGGGGTGACCGTGCGGCTGGGCGGCCTGACGATCCTCGACCACATCTCGCTGACGGTGCCGCACGGCGAGTTCCTGGCGGTGATCGGCCCGAGCGGCGAGGGCAAAAGCACCCTGCTGCGCGTGCTGGCGGGGCTCCTCAGACCCCAGTCGGGCAGGGTCGAGGTCGCCTCGCCCCCCGCGCTGATGTTTCAGGACAACCGGCTGCTGCCGTGGCGCACCGCCCTGCGGAACGTGCGGTTGCCGCAGGACCTGGGAGCGGGCGGCGGCCTGGAACCGAAGGAAGCCCTGCACCTCGTCGGCCTGGATCACTACGCGGGCTACTTCCCGGCCCAGCTCTCGGGGGGAATGCGCGCCCGGGTGGCCCTCGCCCGCGCTCTCGCCCAGAGCGGCGACGTGCTCCTCCTCGACGAGCCCTTCGCGGCCCTGGACGCGCTGGTACGCGAGCGCTTCAACGCCGAGTTACGCCACCTCCACGACAAGACGGGCCGCACCACCGTTCTCGTGACCCATTCCATCCGGGAGGCCGCCACCCTCGCCGACCGGGTGGCCGTGCTGCGCGCGGGGCGCATCGTGGAGGTCCTGGACACCCGGCAGAAGACGCACGCGCCCGTCGCCAGTCCGGTCGAGGCGCACCTGCGCTCGCTTCTGGGCGCCGGGGACTCCACCCGGGTGCGCGTGGAGCCCCGGGGCCGCGTTCGCCTGGGCTGGCTCGCCCCCGCCGCCGCCCTGCTCGTGGGGCTGGGGCTGTGGACGCTGGGGGCCCGGGTGCTGAATCAGCCCTTCCTCCTCCCCGGCCCCGGGCAGGTGTGGGCGGAGTTCGCCAAGACCCCCGGCGAGTTCCTGGCCTTCACCTGGGGCACGGCGCGGGTGGCCCTCCTCGGGGCGCTGCTCGGCAGCCTCGTCGGGGCCCTGATCGGCTACCCCCTGGGCAAGTCCCGCTCGCTCGAACGCTTCCTGAGCCCCTTCATCGTCGCCTCGCAGAGCACGCCCATCGTGGTGCTCGCGCCGCTCTTGATCACGTGGTTCGGGTTCGAGATCGTCCCCGCCGTGCTCGTCAGCGCCCTGAGCGCCCTCTACCCCGTCATGGTCGCCACCATCGTCGGGGTGCGGGAGGTCCGGCCCACCGACCACGAACTCTTCTCCACCCTGCGGGCGGGCCCCTGGCAGCGGCTCACCCGCCTCGAACTCCCCTCCGCCCTGCCCGTCATGCTCGGCGGCCTGCGGCTGGCCCTGAGCCTCGCCCTGATCGGCGCTGTGGTGTGGGAGTTCGTGAGCAACCAGCCCGGCCTGGGCTTCGCCGTCAACCAGGCCCGCGCGTACTACAACACCCCCCGCCAGTTCGCCGCCATCGCGCTGCTGATCCTCCTCGGGGTGGCGCTGTACGGCGCGGTCGTGGCGTTGGAGCGGCGGGTGCTGCGGCACCGGGGGGGGTAG
- a CDS encoding NUDIX domain-containing protein: protein MERPIVCVGALVWDPEGRVLLVRTTKWRGLWGVPGGKVEWGETLTAAALREFWEETGLRLRDVRYAQTQEAVLSPEFHKPAHMILVDFFARTDDPGVTPNEEIEEWAWVPLGEAAGYSLNTVTRTLVELALRQGEA from the coding sequence ATGGAAAGGCCAATCGTCTGCGTGGGGGCGCTCGTGTGGGACCCCGAAGGCCGCGTCCTGCTCGTCCGCACGACGAAGTGGCGCGGCCTGTGGGGGGTGCCGGGCGGCAAGGTGGAGTGGGGCGAGACGCTCACGGCGGCAGCCCTGCGTGAGTTCTGGGAGGAGACGGGCCTGCGGCTGCGCGACGTGCGCTACGCCCAGACCCAGGAGGCCGTGCTGAGCCCCGAGTTCCACAAGCCCGCCCACATGATCCTGGTGGACTTCTTCGCCCGAACCGACGATCCCGGGGTCACCCCCAACGAGGAGATCGAGGAGTGGGCGTGGGTGCCCCTGGGGGAGGCTGCGGGCTACTCCCTGAACACCGTCACCCGCACGCTCGTCGAGCTGGCCCTGAGGCAGGGCGAGGCGTGA